Part of the Echeneis naucrates chromosome 18, fEcheNa1.1, whole genome shotgun sequence genome is shown below.
TACTTTTGATGTTGTGAATATTGCTATTGATAGTTCTGTTCTGCATTTCACATCTCCAAGGTCTTTTCACACGATACTAAACATTCAGGATGTAATAAGGAGATTCAGCTATGAAATTGACTAGCTGTTTGTAAATCTTGTAGCTGTACCTTTTTATGGTCCCTATTTAttagttgattaaaaaaaatgtagaataCAGAAAGATGCAGAAGGAAATAATGCCAGTTCATAGATTTGCACAGTAAGTctaacaaatataaaatgctccAGTTGTTGGGGGCACTTTGGTCCCaaagctgaaaacatttaattgggAGAGCCACTTATCCATGATCTGCAGGAATCGATCCAAATTGGTTTAAcgtgagtttgtttgcttttctcacCCTTACAGTAGAAGTTGTGTGTCCTATTTTCATCTGCGTCTGACTTTAACATACAAATTGATGCACTTCCTTCGGAAAACAGCAGCACTCGTTCTTGAACCAATTTAATAGTTTTACCACCTTCTAACAGACAGTATCAAACTCAAAAGAAAATTTATAGCAAAATAAAAGGCCTAGTCATAGATAGCTGTGGAGGTATTCTGAGTAAACATCAGAAAAGATAAcaaatatattgtgtttttctgccgtAGCAGTTTTCTGGAGCCAGCTTACTCGAGTAGGTGAAAATGACAAACTTAGTGACaccttttattaatttattaaaattcatttaattttctacCAAACGAGGAACTTATATTTTAGCTTCCAAATGTTCAAACATATGAATTAGTATCTCTTTAAGAATTTATGGATTTATTCCAAGTGTTTGTAATAAACTGCCAACTGAGTGTACTGATGAGTGACTAAACCTTAAGTGTCTTTCTAAATTGATAGGCTGTAATTGGCACAATCAGAATCACAAGCTtgcataaaatatttatttcaacatcTTTCAGCTAATATTCAAGCGCTACATGATTCAATGTACAAAATCAGTTTCACCAACATTTGGTACATTCTATAGCCGCCTCAGTGTACAGCGGCTCACTCACTTGTGCATGAAGTATGCATGAAAATATCAGCCGGAgggcttcatttaaaaataatatttaaataatctaCAGAACATAAATGATAACAAAAGGTAAGATAAAAAATTGAGTAAAAATACTGTTCGTATTTATAGCATAATGCAAAAACCTACATCAACCATTTCATGGTGTCATTCCGTGTGGCAGGaactttgtttctttgctgGTTCTGTTGCTACCCGACCACACAGAACTAGAacaattagatttttgatttctTATCTTTGTCTTTGAGATTGGCAATATGGGTTGAACGGGTAACCAGaccacaaatttaaatttatcGTGACAAAAACCATCAGTTTTAATGATGAATAtgctttgcatttgttttcacaaattgATGTACAACTGGGGTGGAAAGTAAATAAATCCGAGGACAGAAATCCAGCAGTCCCATTGTTTCAAAACCAAATGTACTTTTTACACCATTAAATCAGTCAATATTTTTAGGTTCCTTAAGATATGTGAGACAGGGCAGAGTGCTGTAGTAGAGAGACCACACCTCGTCTGACGTCTGAAGGTCATCTCTGATATTGTATGCATCCTGTGGGGTAAACATCTTGTGAGGTGCTTGTAGTGAGTAGAATGGGTATGAATTGGAAAGTTCGCTGACTGATGACTGAATGGGGTTTGATGTTTCTCAAAGGATGGCCAGGCCCAGCATGCCCGCAAAGATCAGCAGGGCTGCAAGAAGAGAAGAACATTCATTAGGATTTCTCAAAAACTTAGCTCCTCTAAAGATGCCAATGCCTCACATCTATCAAGAATTGGGGTAAAAGTTCAATATATGGCTGGATGGCATGTGGTCAGGCCATAGTTGGAAACACCTGACATAAAGTGTATCTTCATTATAATCAAATGCAGCTCATCTCTTCTGCTTACCTTGTGTCAGTGACTGCCTGAATGTGATTGCATGATTGGCGGTGGTGGCAGCAGTGGTGGGGACAGTGGTAGTCGGGGCAGCAGTGGTGATGTTGTTGGAAATTTCATTAGTGACGGTGGCATTGGGATCTGTCAAGTCGACATCACTGCTCCTAAATTGGGTGGTGGGGGCTCCCAGTGTCCCAGATGCTGAAAGAAcaagcagcagacagagaagtcactgatttgttgtttggtttgtttgtttctttctgtcgTTTTTACAGCCTCAGTTTGATTGTTTAAACAGCTTATGATGTGCATCTTTCTGTAAAACTTACTGCTGTTGAAAGGTCCACTGGAAATTTGGACTGCAAAGTTTGTGTTCCTCAATCTCTGACTTGGAgtagtggcagaaaatgagcactGGATTGTCGTTCCATTCACTTGGCCCCTCACTGAGTTAACGGgcaactgcagagcaaagaaagaggcttttttgtttgtttgttttttgaatttggccTCTCCCCCAGAGCATCTACAGCCAATGAACCAAATACGTCCTCGCCCAGCTCTAcgggctcctctgctctgaggcAGGTGGAACTCACCTCTGTTTCAATCAGCGCCTCATTGACGAGGACGGTGCTGAAGAATCTGACTTTGCCGTTGTTGTTTGCACAGACATAGGTTGTGTCGTTGTTTCCCTGTGgttgaaaaccagaaaagataACTCAGATGACCTCAATACGAATTCCATGTTTGGCTAAAGCTTAGATTTGATGGTGCTCTCTGTAAAAACGTAACATACCACTGTTCCATCCAAAGACAGGGTGGCAGCAATGTAGCCCGCCGACTGTCCTGCGAGGTTAAAGTCAAAGTTTTGGCCGCTCTGCCGTCGGGcaccaagaaagaaacatcctgctgaagagGGGTTGCAGTCTGAGGGctcagctgcacagagctgctcagatccACATCCTTGTCTAGAAAGAGGCATCtgcaaggaagaagagagattcAATATGTGGAATAATCTGCACTAATGAGAGGTGCCACCAAAAATCATTGCTCTGCACATTAGTAAGTTTAAAGTCCAGAGTCAAGATCATCTAGTCTGAAGCCAAATCCAACTCCTGATCTGTGTCCGTTATATTCCATTAATTAgatttcatgatttccttttgtggCTTCACTCACCTCAagaggtgtgactgtgatgttgggCGTCAGTGGGGCAGCGGTGGTCATGTTTGTTACAGCAGCTGTAGTCACGTTTGTTACAGCAGCTGTAGTCACGTTTGTTACAGCTGCTGTAGTCATGTTTGTTACAGCAGCTGTAGTCATGTTTGTTACAGCTGCTGTAGTCATGTTTGTTACAGCTGCTGTAGTCATGTTTGTTACAGCTGCTGTAGTCATGTTTGTTACAGCAGCTGTAGTCATGTTTGATGGCGCGGCTGTCGTCATGTTTGATGGCGCGGCTGTCGTCATGTTTGATGGCGCGGCTGTCGTCATGTTTGTTACAGCGGCTGTCGTCATGTTTGTTACAGCGGCTGTGGTCATGTTTGATGGCGGCGCGGCTGTGGTCATGTTTGATGGCGGCGCGGCTGTGGTCATGTTTGATGACGGCGCGGCTGTGGTCATGTTTGATGGCGCAGCTGTCGTCACGTTTGTTACAGCTGTTGTCGTCATGTTTGATGGCGCGGCTGTAGTCACGTTTGTTACAGCTGTTGTCGTCATGTTTGATGGCGCGGCTGTAGTCACGTTTGTTACAGCTGTTGTCGTCATGTTTGATGGCGCGGCTGTAGTCACGTTTGTTACAGCTGCTGTGGTCATGTTTGATGGCGGCgttgctgttgtcatgtttgatggcgttgctgttgtcatgtttgatggcgttgctgttgtcatgtttgaTGGCGGCgttgctgttgtcatgtttgatggcgttgctgttgtcatgtttgttggcgttgctgttgtcatgtttgttgGTGCAGCTGTCGTCATGTTTGCTCCAGCTGCACTTTGAGCATAGCTGTTCATAGCCATGCAGGACAGCGTCACCAACAGGACGGTGAGGACCGGTGTGTTGACCATGCCTAAAGTAGGGAGGATAAgatttttcagtgaaatattttaaatacatatcATATTAATCTAAACTATATAAAAGGATATGTGATAGTCTGTTCATTGTCAAAAGTGTCGAGCGACATGTTTGATTggcactgaaataaatattgacactgaaaaaggaaacaggttCCAATTTTCGATGTCCGTTCTTCTTGGGGCCGATCCCAGCTGGTGTTGGGTCAGGGTGGGGTTAAACCTGGGCAGCTCACCAGCTTTCccttgtcattttaaataatacTTTAATAGTTTAGTCTATTATATGATCAAAGGGATTCTTTGGGATAAAACTCACATTTAGTCTGTAatttagttttctgttttggttttttttttgtagttgttaaaaatgttccttATTAACCATGGatatgaaataaatgatttaattataaatattaaatcataTTATTCATTCGTATGGTTGGCTTAATTTTATGAAAAAACAATTGTTAGTTGTTGCTGGTCATAAATTTGTACAGTCCCAGCTccttcctattcatttgaatgggacAGTCTGTCCAAACTTTagactttttgactttttaaaaaactcAATGATATCTagaaattatacatttttttcaataaataaaaagcaaacaaacattcaggATAAATATTTGGTGAATCATAATGTGATATTAAGAGAAACTAATAATATTGCTTCCATGTAAAGCATCCCAGAATCAGATAAATCTTATTTCCCCCA
Proteins encoded:
- the LOC115058495 gene encoding mucin-5AC; amino-acid sequence: MVNTPVLTVLLVTLSCMAMNSYAQSAAGANMTTAAPTNMTTATPTNMTTATPSNMTTATPPSNMTTATPSNMTTATPSNMTTATPPSNMTTAAVTNVTTAAPSNMTTTAVTNVTTAAPSNMTTTAVTNVTTAAPSNMTTTAVTNVTTAAPSNMTTAAPSSNMTTAAPPSNMTTAAPPSNMTTAAVTNMTTAAVTNMTTAAPSNMTTAAPSNMTTAAPSNMTTAAVTNMTTAAVTNMTTAAVTNMTTAAVTNMTTAAVTNMTTAAVTNVTTAAVTNVTTAAVTNMTTAAPLTPNITVTPLEMPLSRQGCGSEQLCAAEPSDCNPSSAGCFFLGARRQSGQNFDFNLAGQSAGYIAATLSLDGTVGNNDTTYVCANNNGKVRFFSTVLVNEALIETELPVNSVRGQVNGTTIQCSFSATTPSQRLRNTNFAVQISSGPFNSTSGTLGAPTTQFRSSDVDLTDPNATVTNEISNNITTAAPTTTVPTTAATTANHAITFRQSLTQALLIFAGMLGLAIL